The proteins below come from a single Xiphophorus hellerii strain 12219 chromosome 14, Xiphophorus_hellerii-4.1, whole genome shotgun sequence genomic window:
- the fam113 gene encoding PC-esterase domain-containing protein 1A encodes MKETVNHQQARLLLHNKFVVVLGDSIQRSVYKDLVVLLQKDRYLTLRQLKSKGEMSFELDCLVEGGCLDRMNNGTAYTEVRQYQSDHHLIRFYFVTRIFSRYMQSIIEDFRQGLKPDVVIVNSCVWDISRYNPKWVDDYKANLKRFFGELKSFLPEETLVVWNLTMPLGERIKGGFLVPEIAHKAPQLRYDVIEANFYGGTLADNYEMDVLDLHFQFRFSLQHRTKDGVHWNAIAHRRITALLLRHIAQAWGVMLTADEVPDQKSIYDCSTKFAGKT; translated from the exons atg AAAGAGACGGTGAACCACCAGCAGGCCCGCCTGCTCCTCCATAACAAGTTCGTCGTGGTGTTGGGAGACTCCA TTCAGCGCTCTGTATACAAGGACCTTGTCGTACTGCTACAAAAGGACCGATACCTCACCTTAAGACAACTAAAGAGCAAG GGTGAGATGAGCTTCGAGCTGGACTGCTTGGTGGAAGGAGGCTGTCTGGACCGAATGAACAATGGGACTGCGTACACAGAGGTCCGTCAGTATCAGTCTGACCACCACCTGATCCGCTTCTACTTCGTGACTCGCATCTTCTCCAGATACATGCAGAGCATCATCGAGGACTTCCGTCAGGGCTTGAAACCAGACGTGGTCATTGTGAACTCTTGCGTTTGGGATATTTCAAG atacAATCCCAAATGGGTGGATGACTACAAGGCAAACCTTAAGCGGTTCTTTGGTGAGCTGAAGAGTTTCTTACCAGAGGAAACCTTGGTTGTCTGGAATCTCACCATGCCCTTAGGAGAACGGATCAAAGGTGGCTTTCTGGTGCCTGAA ATTGCGCACAAAGCTCCTCAGCTGCGTTACGACGTGATTGAAGCCAACTTCTATGGTGGGACTCTGGCCGACAACTATGAGATGGATGTGTTGGACCTTCACTTTCAGTTCCGCTTCTCATTACAACATCGAACCAAAGACGGCGTCCACTGGAACGCCATTGCCCACCGCAGGATCACCGCTCTTCTATTACGGCACATTGCACAAGCCTGGGGTGTGATGCTGACTGCTGATG AAGTTCCTGATCAGAAGTCAATCTATGACTGTTCTACAAAATTTGCAGGTAAGACATGA